One window from the genome of Cardiocondyla obscurior isolate alpha-2009 linkage group LG04, Cobs3.1, whole genome shotgun sequence encodes:
- the LOC139102200 gene encoding serine/threonine-protein kinase fray2-like, giving the protein MNAENSNLQDDEASKSTSNADHNNAILHSINMEKKQRRRRVWQRQQEREKEHEKLKREKIEEYERKRALTLKYAHEKSSRHSQSKSGSESPAHLQYRGRSASTTSKSSSLHEKLDRPSTSGTVPQFTGPQNAEIDIAELRRIKVDIHRNIPAKEPVVTELQRDILNPDDVIIKRRAGEGSKPIFDREDIKKVIYKTDDIRKRCTVVAIDKEHSASAIKSHTSNRRSLSSNPIRNEFYSVDHSIPHSSRHRADFNRQDSKTEIRDIYKHERRNSEKYREEYKEKYAEVSNRRNDRRSHSRELHSYSRSFREKINYKYRERSNERLHEMRDRNKDWNRDRDNESNRGRDSESNRDRNRNRDRDMDRDRDRHRDRDRHRDRDRDRDRERESDRGQERNKDRNRFEERRNIAPYSIQMPLPMPIYCNRFPSRPIAVRPIVPLRGQIPFIARGSPFRMMLPPRPFWPRFPVDVRMFERPPPNTEENLDTASE; this is encoded by the exons ATGAATGCAGAAAATTCAAATTTACAAGATGACGAAGCATCAAAATCAACAAGTAATGCAGATCACAATAACGcaattttacattcaataaacATGGAAAAGAAGCAGAGGCGTCGGCGAGTGTGGCAACGTCAGCAAGAGCGAGAGAAGGAACACGAAAAGTTAAAACGGGAAAAAATCGAAGAATACGAAAGAAAACGTGCACTTACCTTAAAATATGCACATGAAAAATCCTCACGTCATAGTCAAAGCAAAAGTGGTAGTGAGTCTCCCGCGCATCTACAATACAGAGGTAGATCTGCTTCAACTACCTCTAAGTCCAGTAGTCTGCACGAAAA attagaTAGGCCTAGTACAAGTGGAACGGTACCTCAGTTCACAGGTCCGCAGAATGCAGAGATTGATATTGCAGAGCTGCGTCGAATTAAAGTTGACATTCATCGGAATATTCCTGCAAAAGAACCTGTTGTTACTGAATTACAACGAGATATACTCAATCCTGacgatgtaattattaaaagaagagctg GAGAAGGAAGTAAACCAATATTCGACAGAGAAGacataaaaaaagttatatacaAGACTGATGACATAAGAAAGCGATGTACAGTTGTAGCTATAGATAAAGAACATTCGg CTTCAGCAATAAAATCACATACTTCGAACAGACGATCTTTATCTTCGAATCCAATTAGGAATGAGTTTTATAGTGTCGATCATTCAATCCCTCATTCATCTAG acatCGCGCAGATTTCAATCGTCAAGATAGTAAAACAGAAATTCGTGATATTTATAAACACGAAAg AAGGAACTCAGAAAAATACAGAGaagaatataaagaaaaatatgcagAAGTTTCAAATAGACGTAACGATCGTCGATCGCATTCTAGAGAATTACACTCGTATTCGAG atcatttagagaaaaaattaattacaaatatcgtGAAAGATCAAATGAACGTCTGCACGAAATGAGAGATAGAAATAAAGACTGGAATAGAGACAGGGACAACGAAAGCAATAGGGGCAGGGACAGCGAAAGCAATAGGGACAGGAACAGGAATAGAGATAGAGATATGGACAGGGATAGGGATAGGCATAGAGATAGGGATAGGCatagagatagagataggGATAGGGAtagggaaagagaaagcgaCAGAGGTCaggagagaaataaagatagAAATAGATTTGAAGAGCGAAGGAATATAGCACCTTATTCTATACAAATGCCATTACCGATGCCTATTTATTGTAAC AGATTTCCTTCGAGACCAATTGCAGTAAGACCTATTGTTCCGCTGAGAGGACAGATTCCTTTTATAGCAAGAGGCAGTCCTTTTCGTATGATGTTACCACCCAGACCATTTTGGCCACGATTTCCTGTAGATGTGCGCATGTTTGAACGTCCACCCCCAAAtacag AGGAAAACCTTGATACTGCAAGTGAGTGA
- the LOC139102201 gene encoding U1 small nuclear ribonucleoprotein 70 kDa-like produces MQSTFRDDDTSRSARNEDTYAILRSRNEEEKQRRRREWQRQQEREKEHEKLKREKIEEYERKRALTLKYAHEKSSRHSQSKSGSESPAHLQYRGRSASTTSKSSSLHEKLDRPSTSGTVPQFRGPQNAEIDIAELRRIKVDIHRNIPAKGPIVTELQRDILNPDDVIVKRRDGEGCKPIFDREDIKKAINKTNEIEERRTVVAIDKEHSGSTVKPRTSRRPSSNSIRDEFYRTGYSTSCTSRHHADLNHQDNKTGIRDIHKHEGSSSEKHREYKERYTEKNSNRRDSRQSHSGDLHSYSRSAMEENHKYRERSNESSYEMRDRNRDRDRDRDRDRDRDRDRDRDRDRDRDRDRERERDRERIRDRDRDRDRNKDRGRSRERRDIAPHYIESPISMPIFYGGFPPRPIVVSPMVPLRGQIPPMARGRHPGLMAPVRPFPPRFPPDMYRLGHPPPNPRFGPF; encoded by the exons atgcagTCCACTTTTCGAGATGACGATACATCAAGATCGGCACGTAATGAAGATACTTACGCAATTTTACGTTCAAGAAACGAGGAAGAGAAGCAGAGGCGTAGGAGAGAGTGGCAACGTCAGCAAGAGCGAGAGAAGGAACACGAAAAGTTAAAGCGGGAAAAAATCGAAGAATACGAAAGAAAACGTGCACTTACCTTAAAATATGCACATGAAAAATCCTCACGTCATAGTCAAAGCAAAAGTGGTAGTGAGTCTCCCGCGCATCTACAATACAGAGGTAGATCTGCTTCAACTACCTCTAAGTCCAGTAGTCTGCACGAAAA attagaTAGGCCTAGTACAAGTGGAACGGTACCTCAGTTCAGAGGTCCGCAGAATGCAGAGATTGATATTGCAGAGCTGCGTCGAATTAAAGTTGACATTCATCGGAATATTCCTGCAAAAGGACCCATTGTTACTGAATTACAACGAGATATACTTAATCCTGACGATGTAATCGTTAAGAGAAGAGATG GAGAAGGATGCAAACCAATCTTCGACCGGGAAGACATAAAGAAGGCTATAAACAAAACTAATGAAATAGAGGAGCGACGTACAGTCGTAGCTATAGATAAAGAACATTCGg gTTCAACAGTAAAACCACGTACCTCGAGAAGACCATCTTCGAATTCAATTAGGGACGAGTTTTATAGGACCGGATATTCGACCTCTTGTACATCTAG ACATCATGCAGATTTAAATCATCAAGATAACAAAACGGGAATTCGTGACATTCATAAACATGAAGG aAGCAGCTCAGAAAAACACAGAgaatataaagaaagatatacagaaaaaaattcaaatagaCGCGACAGTCGTCAATCGCATTCTGGAGATTTACATTCTTATTCGAG ATCGGCTATGGAAGAAAATCACAAATATCGGGAAAGATCAAATGAAAGTTCTTACGAAATGAGAGATAGAAATAGAGACAGGGACAGGGACAGGGACAGGGACAGGGACAGGGACAGGGATAGAGATAGGGACAGAGACAGAGACAGAGATAgggatagagaaagagagagagacagggaGAGGATCAGGGACAGAGACAGAGATAGGGACAGAAATAAAGATAGAGGTAGATCTAGGGAACGAAGGGACATAGCACCTCATTATATAGAATCGCCAATATCTATGCCAATTTTTTATGGT GGTTTTCCTCCGAGACCAATTGTAGTAAGTCCTATGGTTCCACTGAGAGGCCAAATTCCTCCTATGGCAAGAGGCAGACATCCTGGTTTAATGGCACCAGTCAGACCATTTCCGCCACGATTTCCTCCGGATATGTACAGATTGGGACATCCACCTCCAAATCCAa gatTTGGACCATTTTAA
- the LOC139102206 gene encoding vesicle-associated membrane protein 4 has protein sequence MLSSGKRSLSREDIKTADKDEKESLLEHDSDPDEDMLFTRPSTSNGNEHVDDKIDGVKLQIQEVADVMRDNVQKVMDRGERLEDLQQASDRLNLAGNEFREAAKRAQQRAWLQNMRSRVIIIMVTVTIVLFIVVLSTVYIIQY, from the exons ATGCTGTCGTCTGGTAAACGCAGTTTATCCAGAGAGGACATCAAAACCGCGGACAAAGATGAGAAG GAATCATTATTGGAACATGACAGTGATCCCGACGAGGATATGCTGTTTAC GCGGCCCAGCACGTCAAATGGAAATGAACATGTTGATGATAAAATAGATGG CGTTAAGCTGCAGATTCAAGAAGTGGCGGATGTGATGAGAGATAACGTTCAAAAAGTAATGGATCGGGGCGAGAGACTGGAGGATTTGCAGCAAGCGAGTGATCGTTTGAATTTGGCTGGAAATGAATTTAGAGAGGCCGCGAAGAGAGCTCAACAAAGAGCGTGGCTACAGAACATGAGATCGAGGGTTATTATTATCATGGTCACGGTGACGATTGTGCTTTTCATTGTTG tgctATCGACGGTGTATATAATCCAATATTAA
- the Lolal gene encoding longitudinals lacking protein-like isoform X2, whose translation MAGEQQQFFLKWNDFQSNMVSSFKHLRDEKSFTDVTLACDGQTCKAHKMVLSACSPYFKSLLEENPSKHPIIILKDVAYSHLQAILEFMYAGEVNVSQDQLPAFLKTADRLKVKGLAEAPGAIKREG comes from the exons ATGGCGGGAGAACAACAGCAGTTTTTTCTCAAATGGAATGACTTTCAGTCGAACATGGTGTCATCGTTTAAACACCTGCGAGATGAGAAAAGCTTCACGGATGTGACATTGGCTTGCGATGGTCAGACTTGTAAAGCGCATAAAATGGTTCTGTCCGCGTGTAGTCCTtactttaaatctttattagaA GAAAATCCGTCCAAACATCCAATTATAATTCTAAAGGACGTTGCATACAGCCACCTACAAGCCATTCTCGAGTTCATGTACGCAGGTGAAGTGAACGTTTCGCAGGATCAGCTGCCAGCGTTCCTTAAAACAGCAGACCGGCTTAAAGTTAAAGGACTAGCTGAAGCTCCTGGTGCCATTAAGAGAGAAGGTTAA
- the Tfam gene encoding transcription factor A, mitochondrial isoform X1 translates to MITATYRLLLPINRKHFNPLNFFYTREFASVEDFSTKSKLGGGKNSLPPKPKRPLNVFLMYYTSVRNKLQEEYPHCKAKELVVKASQKWAEIDPTIKQNLQKQYLEQASLYKKKLVDYENSLTNDQKVEIVQELLKKGQKFKKSEIKQKLLELGKPKRPLTAFMLFLQSKKNDKKPQVSHKDFLLNMSEEWKNMTTEAKNKYNEESKNLLEKYKIEMKKWEDNMIQADQRHEPREGLISYSNQQNTLQTGTKHLKITVMDAPINDPKKTAVQSHNTCIHIQIYTYFTSTWRRVFTVLKEIIENWRMVREYIFIGTVGILISIYCVLNLMYK, encoded by the exons ATGATTACGGCAACGTACAGGCTGCTGCTTCCTATTAATAGAAAGCATTTCAATCcgctaaatttcttttatactaG agaATTTGCTTCTGTGGAAGATTTTTCAACTAAATCAAAACTTGGAGGAGGAAAAAACTCTTTACCACCAAAACCAAAAAGACctctaaatgtatttttaatgtattatacttCTGTAAGAAACAAATTGCAAGAGGAATATCCTCATTGTAAAGCAAAAGAACTTGTGGTAAAAGCATCACAGAAATGGGCAGAAATTGATCCAACAATAAAGCAGAATTTGCAGAAGCAGTATCTTGAACAGGCTTccttatataaaaagaaattagtgGATTATGAAAATTCTTTAACCAATGATCAAAAGGTGGAAATAGTACAAGAATTGTTAAAGAAAggtcagaaatttaaaaagagtGAAATTAAACAG AAACTTTTGGAACTTGGAAAACCAAAACGACCATTAACTGCTTTTATGTTGTTCttgcaaagtaaaaaaaatgacaaaaagcCACAAGTATCACACAAA GATTTCTTATTGAACATGAGTGAAGAATGGAAAAATATGACGACAgaagctaaaaataaatataacgaggaatcaaaaaatttattagagaaATATAAGATTGAGATGAAAAAATGGGAGGATAATATGATTCAAGCAG aTCAACGACATGAACCTAGAGAAGGCTTAATATCCTATAGCAATCAACAAAATACTTTACAAACTGGAACGAAACATTTGAAGATTACGGTAATGGATGCACCGATAAATGATCCCAAAAAGACAGCTGTACAATCTCataatacatgtatacatatacagatatatacatatttcacCTCTACATGGAGAAGAGTTTTCACAGTTTTAAAAGAGATTATTGAAAATTGGAGGATGGTAAGagaatacatatttattgGCACAGTTGGTATCCTAATATCAATATATTGCGTTTTAAATCTTATGTATAAATAA
- the Tfam gene encoding transcription factor A, mitochondrial isoform X2: protein MITATYRLLLPINRKHFNPLNFFYTREFASVEDFSTKSKLGGGKNSLPPKPKRPLNVFLMYYTSVRNKLQEEYPHCKAKELVVKASQKWAEIDPTIKQNLQKQYLEQASLYKKKLVDYENSLTNDQKVEIVQELLKKGQKFKKSEIKQKLLELGKPKRPLTAFMLFLQSKKNDKKPQVSHKDFLLNMSEEWKNMTTEAKNKYNEESKNLLEKYKIEMKKWEDNMIQADQRHEPREGLISYSNQQNTLQTGTKHLKITVMDAPINDPKKTAVQSHNTCIHIQIYTYFTSTWRRVFTVLKEIIENWRMKLF from the exons ATGATTACGGCAACGTACAGGCTGCTGCTTCCTATTAATAGAAAGCATTTCAATCcgctaaatttcttttatactaG agaATTTGCTTCTGTGGAAGATTTTTCAACTAAATCAAAACTTGGAGGAGGAAAAAACTCTTTACCACCAAAACCAAAAAGACctctaaatgtatttttaatgtattatacttCTGTAAGAAACAAATTGCAAGAGGAATATCCTCATTGTAAAGCAAAAGAACTTGTGGTAAAAGCATCACAGAAATGGGCAGAAATTGATCCAACAATAAAGCAGAATTTGCAGAAGCAGTATCTTGAACAGGCTTccttatataaaaagaaattagtgGATTATGAAAATTCTTTAACCAATGATCAAAAGGTGGAAATAGTACAAGAATTGTTAAAGAAAggtcagaaatttaaaaagagtGAAATTAAACAG AAACTTTTGGAACTTGGAAAACCAAAACGACCATTAACTGCTTTTATGTTGTTCttgcaaagtaaaaaaaatgacaaaaagcCACAAGTATCACACAAA GATTTCTTATTGAACATGAGTGAAGAATGGAAAAATATGACGACAgaagctaaaaataaatataacgaggaatcaaaaaatttattagagaaATATAAGATTGAGATGAAAAAATGGGAGGATAATATGATTCAAGCAG aTCAACGACATGAACCTAGAGAAGGCTTAATATCCTATAGCAATCAACAAAATACTTTACAAACTGGAACGAAACATTTGAAGATTACGGTAATGGATGCACCGATAAATGATCCCAAAAAGACAGCTGTACAATCTCataatacatgtatacatatacagatatatacatatttcacCTCTACATGGAGAAGAGTTTTCACAGTTTTAAAAGAGATTATTGAAAATTGGAGGATG aaattattctaA
- the LOC139101473 gene encoding CCAAT/enhancer-binding protein has protein sequence MESPVMYDSAAHQAQAQGTADLKKSQVLNNNTSNQNNNNAATNNNNSALQINHNHNHQQQNSAVVKQVSGSKASLHQQYAEHCAAAGELTDLNAPEISLDLQNLIDDNQFGDGLLDMLGTNTAIKHVRTGYPRTTLAYMPQPVHSGATYHQSSNSCSDSNSSSSESPSIKEEPLDPADYRRHCPQYPPAGYSPVTNNPFANGGQTFTTLTPSTISAGHPGAPVHQQPPRGGPMKGPVMAHQHHSAANVARKQTKAIDKASDEYRRRRERNNIAVRKSREKAKVRSRETEEKVKLLVKDNDLLKKRIELLNEELNVLRSLFSSVGVVPEQLHREISRHLDQFQQHAVGPM, from the coding sequence ATGGAATCACCAGTCATGTACGATTCGGCGGCCCACCAGGCCCAGGCCCAAGGTACGGCTGACTTGAAGAAGTCTCAGGTTCTCAACAACAACACCAGCAACCAGAACAACAATAATGCCGcgacgaataataataattccgcGCTGCAAATCAACCACAATCACAACCACCAGCAGCAGAACAGCGCGGTGGTGAAGCAGGTCTCCGGCAGCAAGGCGAGCTTGCATCAGCAATACGCTGAGCACTGCGCCGCCGCCGGCGAGCTCACCGATCTCAATGCCCCCGAGATTTCCTTGGATCTACAAAATCTGATCGATGACAATCAGTTCGGTGACGGACTGCTGGACATGCTCGGTACCAACACCGCCATAAAGCACGTTCGGACGGGCTATCCGCGCACGACCCTCGCCTACATGCCGCAGCCGGTACACAGCGGTGCGACCTATCACCAGAGCAGCAACAGCTGCAGCGACAGCAACAGTTCGAGCTCGGAATCGCCTAGTATCAAAGAGGAACCGTTGGACCCGGCGGACTACAGACGCCACTGCCCTCAGTATCCGCCAGCTGGTTACAGCCCGGTAACGAACAACCCATTCGCCAACGGTGGCCAAACCTTCACCACCTTGACGCCGTCCACGATATCGGCCGGCCATCCAGGCGCGCCGGTCCATCAACAACCGCCGCGAGGTGGGCCCATGAAGGGCCCGGTAATGGCCCATCAGCATCACAGCGCGGCGAACGTCGCCAGGAAGCAGACCAAGGCCATCGACAAGGCGAGCGACGAGTACAGGCGTCGACGGGAGAGGAATAACATCGCCGTGAGGAAAAGCCGCGAGAAGGCGAAGGTGCGATCGCGCGAGACCGAGGAGAAGGTCAAACTCTTGGTGAAAGACAACGATTTGCTGAAGAAGCGGATCGAGCTGCTCAACGAAGAGCTCAACGTCCTCAGATCGCTCTTCAGCAGCGTCGGTGTGGTGCCCGAGCAACTGCACCGCGAGATCTCCAGGCATCTCGACCAGTTCCAGCAGCACGCGGTCGGACCCATGTAG
- the LOC139102202 gene encoding arrestin domain-containing protein 17: MPSLRTFRIEFDRPGATYAPGDIVTGDVIIDLAREKTVRALKLSIKGEANVSWERRRSTKDSQGRSHTQVDHFRASEQYFNLTYYLLGSTAGNGEVRIPVGFHRYSFNFSLPYNIPCSFEHTNGHIRYTMKAVIDRPWRFDHESKIAFTVVSSYDLNSRSHLCIGVDDDVNENFCCFCCFNLGSIKVRIRIPTTGFVPGQSIETMVNLNNTSSVNVTKICVKLERSLEFHARSPYNTTKTDKAILKAEQSMGPFSQQTDIISRLQIPPIPPSQLEYCSIIDQKYSMRVTIHVSGTHCSITKTYPILIGTIPLHSTITSASYLPNIHQPSAPVVQQDYDPPPPMPTSPDYAPPNVPYPQGLGFISPSAPGTSTNPWDIPPPSYEECMQRADSIKDEDESNYVHGANEPFAPRYPVFNFTPPRPPEK; encoded by the exons ATGCCGTCGCTGCGGACCTTTCGCATCGAGTTTGATCGGCCGGGCGCTACTTACGCGCCCGGTGACATCGTCACCGGCGACGTCATCATAGACCTGGCCAGGGAGAAGACTGTCCGAG CGCTAAAATTGTCGATTAAGGGAGAAGCTAATGTTAGCTGGGAGAGAAGAAGGAGTACCAAAGATTCCCAAGGACGCAGTCACACCCAGGTTGATCATTTCCGAGCAAGCGAGCAGTATTTCAACTTGACTTATTACCTATTGGGGAGTACAGCAG GCAATGGAGAAGTACGAATACCAGTGGGATTTCATAGAtattcctttaatttttcactACCATACAATATACCATGCAGTTTCGAACATACAAACGGTCACATTCGATATACGATGAAAGCCGTCATTGATAGACCATGGAGATTCGATCATGAAAGCAAAATTGCATTTACCGTAGTCTCATCTTATGATTTGAACTCTCGAAGTCATCTGTGT atCGGTGTAGATGACGACGTgaatgaaaatttttgttgtttCTGTTGTTTCAACTTGGGCTCAATAAAAGTACGTATCAGAATACCGACAACGGGGTTCGTTCCTGGACAATCAATAGAAACTATGGTCAACCTCAATAATACCAGCAGTGTTAACGTGACGAAGATCTGCGTTAAACTAGAACGG TCTTTAGAATTCCACGCAAGATCACCATATAATACGACCAAGACGGATAAGGCAATCTTAAAAGCCGAACAAAGCATGGGACCATTCAGCCAACAAACCGATATTATATCACGATTACAAATTCCACCAATACCACCATCCCAACTGGAATATTGCAGTATAATAGACCAAAAATATTCCATGCGCGTTACAATCCATGTCTCTGGAAC GCATTGTAGCATCACTAAGACTTATCCAATCTTGATCGGAACAATTCCATTACACTCTACTATTACATCTGCATCTTATCTACCGAACATACATCAGCCTTCAGCTCCTGTAGTGCAACAAGATTATGATCCACCACCGCCGATGCCGACATCTCCAGATTATGCACCACCGAACGTGCCCTATCCTCAAGGACTAGGTTTTATTTCTCCGAGTGCACCTGGCACATCGACTAATCCATGGGATATTC CACCGCCATCGTATGAAGAATGTATGCAAAGAGCGGACAGCATTAAAGATGAAGACGAATCAAATTACGTGCACGGCGCTAATGAACCTTTTGCACCAAGATATCCGGTCTTTAATTTTACACCACCAC gtccacctgaaaaataa
- the LOC139102204 gene encoding uncharacterized protein, producing the protein MRDKLQQMCTCRAKKYAHRKEGSKDRSRRRRQVFVHNPKEEIWHEPYMQTLHREFSDESMLCGSKIELPWRDIFLPAADVRIRSGAAPTADREVNKTETEIAASGEERESTGEMTLPWRADLLITEMSRVTLDDPDTCDSSQEIPWTDLILEKPVEIRPSTEEQTCPSDDVEIPWNEILVPRDVAIKPEKKRRHPSFNRAPNPRTDTPCNFSCTPVCCAKIRPKTFSKTYNKANSSVPNSVWMPTCM; encoded by the coding sequence ATGCGTGACAAACTCCAACAAATGTGCACGTGCCGTGCGAAGAAATATGCACATCGCAAAGAAGGGTCGAAGGACCGTTCCAGGCGAAGGAGGCAGGTCTTCGTGCATAATCCGAAAGAGGAGATCTGGCATGAACCGTACATGCAGACGCTTCACCGTGAATTCTCGGACGAGTCCATGCTGTGCGGCTCCAAAATCGAGCTACCCTGGCGGGACATCTTTTTACCGGCAGCGGACGTGAGAATTCGTTCCGGCGCGGCTCCGACGGCTGATCGAGAGGTGAACAAGACTGAAACAGAGATCGCAGCCAGCGGGGAAGAGCGAGAATCCACCGGCGAAATGACGCTGCCTTGGCGAGCGGATCTGCTCATTACGGAGATGTCGCGAGTCACGTTGGACGACCCGGACACCTGTGACTCTTCACAGGAGATACCCTGGACCGACTTGATTCTGGAAAAGCCAGTGGAGATACGTCCGTCGACAGAGGAGCAGACTTGCCCGTCTGACGACGTCGAGATTCCCTGGAATGAAATTCTAGTGCCACGCGACGTCGCTATTAAACCTGAAAAGAAACGAAGGCATCCTTCCTTCAACCGAGCGCCGAATCCGCGTACCGACACACCGTGCAATTTCAGTTGCACGCCCGTCTGCTGCGCGAAAATCCGTCCGAAAACTTTTTCTAAAACTTATAACAAAGCGAATTCGAGTGTCCCGAATTCCGTTTGGATGCCTACCTGCATGTAG
- the Lolal gene encoding longitudinals lacking protein-like isoform X1 → MLQRNQRLGLSHHLAALVLLRQSVLRARRPTNRPIAAGKTRAQPNFLAVILATTKNSWWSRKKFLAQRIFRISSTERQGASRQLRRRLVQDPAARRRRETAQLRKSYRAIPGFTMAGEQQQFFLKWNDFQSNMVSSFKHLRDEKSFTDVTLACDGQTCKAHKMVLSACSPYFKSLLEENPSKHPIIILKDVAYSHLQAILEFMYAGEVNVSQDQLPAFLKTADRLKVKGLAEAPGAIKREG, encoded by the exons ATGTTACAACGAAACCAGCGACTAGGTCTCTCGCACCATCTAGCGGCGTTAGTGTTATTACGTCAGTCGGTATTACGCGCACGGCGACCGACCAACCGACCGATTGCCGCCGGAAAGACTCGAGCACAGCCGAATTTCCTCGCCGTGATACTAGCCACAACAAAAAATTCGTGGTGGTCGCGCAAAAAGTTTTTGGCGCAACGTATTTTTCGCATTTCCTCTACGGAAAGACAAGGTGCCAGTCGTCAGCTACGTCGTCGCCTCGTCCAGGATCCGGCGGCCCGTCGACGGCGCGAA ACTGCACAATTACGCAAGAGTTATAGGGCAATTCCAGGATTCACAATGGCGGGAGAACAACAGCAGTTTTTTCTCAAATGGAATGACTTTCAGTCGAACATGGTGTCATCGTTTAAACACCTGCGAGATGAGAAAAGCTTCACGGATGTGACATTGGCTTGCGATGGTCAGACTTGTAAAGCGCATAAAATGGTTCTGTCCGCGTGTAGTCCTtactttaaatctttattagaA GAAAATCCGTCCAAACATCCAATTATAATTCTAAAGGACGTTGCATACAGCCACCTACAAGCCATTCTCGAGTTCATGTACGCAGGTGAAGTGAACGTTTCGCAGGATCAGCTGCCAGCGTTCCTTAAAACAGCAGACCGGCTTAAAGTTAAAGGACTAGCTGAAGCTCCTGGTGCCATTAAGAGAGAAGGTTAA